From Montipora foliosa isolate CH-2021 chromosome 6, ASM3666993v2, whole genome shotgun sequence, a single genomic window includes:
- the LOC138005449 gene encoding uncharacterized protein, whose protein sequence is MDSLSDHFKHRKNAPMARQTFLAAKPSAGETINNFITRLQKLAEHCDYEAERDNQVRDRAISFIKDRNLKAKLYREETLSLSKLLEIVSQYHDKEALTLVPEGQVNNIRADSKQGQKCWRCDKAGHFAKDCYRSRDHKCGKCGKVGHFELCCKSKQSKEDTLVEITMERPNMEGWQEIHGASEMYVR, encoded by the coding sequence ATGGACAGCCTCTCCGACCATTTCAAGCACAGAAAGAATGCTCCGATGGCTCGACAGACCTTTCTAGCGGCAAAACCATCGGCTGGTGAGACTATCAACAATTTTATTACTCGTTTGCAGAAACTCGCGGAACATTGTGATTACGAAGCCGAAAGGGATAATCAGGTCCGAGATCGTGCAATTTCTTTTATCAAGGATAGAAATCTAAAAGCCAAATTGTACCGTGAGGAAACCCTGAGCCTCAGTAAACTGTTGGAAATCGTCAGTCAATACCACGACAAGGAAGCCCTTACTCTCGTACCAGAGGGCCAAGTAAACAATATTCGTGCTGATTCAAAACAAGGGCAAAAGTGCTGGCGGTGCGACAAGGCGGGTCATTTTGCGAAAGATTGTTATCGCTCACGTGATCACAAGTGTGGAAAATGCGGCAAAGTCGGCCATTTTGAGTTGTGTTGCAAGAGTAAACAGTCAAAAGAAGATACGCTCGTGGAGATAACCATGGAAAGACCAAACATGGAAGGATGGCAAGAAATCCACGGGGCCAGCGAGATGTACGTCAGGTGA